The Congregibacter litoralis KT71 genome contains a region encoding:
- a CDS encoding NADP-dependent oxidoreductase, whose protein sequence is MTTNQTWVLRARPVGDIKDSDLELVESPLGDLADGHVRVKTIYLSLDPTNRIWMSDADAYLPPVEIGEGMRGGSIGVVVESRHEQVENGAIVNTGLSQWARYNDIPGDLVNVLPAIPGLPLTAFMGPLGATGMTAYFGLTDIGKPRAGETLVVSAAAGAVGSMVGQIGKIHGCRVVGIAGSDEKCQWLTEKAGFDAAINYKTGDVGEALNRHCPDGIDINFENVGGEIMDAVIARLNDFSRMPLCGLISSYNDTDATPGPYNFANLLMRRTLLKGFIILDYLDRFPEGMQAMAGWLMEGKIRFETDVVEGLEQAPAALERLFTGKNLGKLVVRVSEEP, encoded by the coding sequence ATGACCACGAATCAAACCTGGGTACTGCGGGCGCGTCCCGTAGGCGATATCAAAGACAGCGATCTGGAACTTGTTGAAAGCCCTTTGGGGGACCTGGCTGACGGTCACGTCCGCGTCAAAACCATCTATCTCTCCCTGGACCCCACGAATCGCATCTGGATGAGTGACGCGGATGCGTATCTGCCGCCGGTAGAGATTGGCGAAGGTATGCGCGGCGGCAGCATCGGGGTAGTCGTAGAAAGCCGCCACGAGCAGGTGGAGAACGGTGCCATCGTCAACACCGGGCTTTCACAATGGGCACGCTACAACGATATTCCCGGCGACCTGGTGAACGTTCTGCCTGCGATACCGGGGCTACCCCTCACCGCCTTTATGGGCCCCCTCGGCGCGACGGGCATGACTGCCTACTTCGGTCTTACAGATATCGGCAAGCCCAGGGCGGGAGAGACCCTGGTAGTCTCCGCGGCGGCGGGCGCCGTAGGTTCCATGGTCGGTCAGATCGGCAAGATCCATGGCTGTCGCGTGGTGGGTATTGCCGGCAGCGACGAAAAATGCCAATGGCTGACGGAGAAGGCCGGCTTTGATGCCGCCATTAATTACAAAACCGGAGACGTGGGCGAAGCGCTGAACCGTCACTGTCCTGACGGTATCGATATTAACTTCGAAAACGTCGGCGGAGAGATCATGGACGCCGTCATTGCGCGCCTCAATGATTTTTCGCGCATGCCCCTCTGTGGGCTGATTTCCAGCTACAACGACACCGATGCCACGCCCGGCCCTTACAATTTTGCCAATCTGCTCATGCGTCGCACGCTGCTCAAGGGCTTTATCATCCTTGACTATCTCGACCGCTTTCCCGAAGGTATGCAAGCCATGGCGGGCTGGCTCATGGAGGGCAAAATCCGCTTCGAGACCGATGTCGTGGAGGGACTCGAGCAAGCCCCCGCTGCACTGGAACGCCTTTTTACCGGCAAAAATCTCGGCAAGCTTGTAGTTCGTGTATCGGAAGAGCCCTAG
- a CDS encoding efflux RND transporter periplasmic adaptor subunit produces MPSLKRSAQIVATALLSTQLAVQLTACSEANDTAPQRESRGRAAVPVVVETVQLKARQTRVEAVGTARAHRSVSLFPEAAGEVVAVNFQPGDRVAEGDVLVALDSRDETLALELAELRLADAQRMLERYTQANSSVDRTVPETTVDTARTTLDSARIERDRAKIALQRRFVTAPFDGFVGITDVDAGDRIDVTTEITSIDDRSTLLVSFDVPEAFVGRLQTGDPVRIEVWSAERTEARGTVVDLGSRVDPLSRSFTARAEVVNDSDLLRPGMSFRVELDLVGKAFPAVPEVALQWGAEGAYIWIVENDQARQVPATLVQRQEGRVLVDADVPAGALVVGEGVQSMRNGIAVRTMDAEALARDARGVLTPAANEG; encoded by the coding sequence GTGCCATCCCTAAAGCGCAGCGCACAGATTGTCGCAACGGCGCTCTTATCCACACAGCTTGCTGTGCAATTGACAGCGTGCAGCGAAGCAAACGATACAGCCCCCCAACGCGAGAGCCGCGGTAGAGCTGCGGTGCCCGTCGTCGTTGAAACGGTCCAGCTCAAAGCGCGCCAGACGCGGGTTGAGGCCGTAGGCACGGCGCGAGCCCACCGCTCCGTCTCGCTCTTCCCGGAGGCTGCAGGCGAGGTCGTGGCGGTCAACTTCCAGCCCGGGGATCGCGTGGCGGAGGGCGACGTGCTTGTCGCCCTGGACTCCCGGGACGAGACCCTCGCTCTCGAGCTTGCGGAACTTCGCCTGGCCGATGCTCAGCGCATGTTGGAACGTTACACCCAGGCCAATAGCAGCGTGGACCGAACGGTCCCCGAAACCACCGTAGACACCGCTCGAACCACCCTCGACAGTGCCCGCATTGAGCGTGACCGGGCCAAGATTGCCCTGCAACGGCGATTTGTGACCGCCCCCTTCGACGGATTTGTAGGAATCACCGATGTCGACGCGGGAGACCGCATAGACGTCACCACAGAAATCACAAGCATCGACGATCGCAGCACGCTTCTCGTGAGTTTTGATGTACCCGAGGCCTTTGTGGGGCGCCTGCAAACGGGTGACCCCGTGCGCATCGAAGTGTGGAGTGCAGAGCGCACAGAGGCCCGGGGCACCGTCGTTGATCTGGGTTCCAGGGTCGATCCCCTCTCCCGCTCCTTCACCGCGCGCGCGGAAGTGGTCAACGACAGTGATCTCCTTCGTCCCGGGATGAGTTTCCGCGTTGAACTGGACCTCGTAGGAAAAGCCTTTCCGGCGGTGCCGGAAGTCGCGCTGCAGTGGGGCGCCGAAGGCGCTTACATCTGGATCGTAGAGAACGATCAGGCCCGTCAGGTACCCGCCACCCTTGTGCAGCGACAGGAAGGTCGGGTGCTGGTCGATGCGGACGTCCCCGCCGGCGCCCTGGTTGTGGGTGAAGGCGTACAGTCCATGCGAAACGGGATCGCCGTGCGCACCATGGACGCCGAAGCCCTGGCGCGAGATGCCCGCGGCGTGTTGACGCCCGCCGCCAACGAGGGCTAG
- a CDS encoding efflux RND transporter permease subunit, protein MSNIDGTDSGNDLPALGVRRPWLVAVMNMLIAIAGLAALLAIEVRELPDVDRPIINVRAQLPGGSPETMDAEVTRILEGAVARVSGVRDMRSSSEENSTRIRAEFGPGYDLDRAATDVREAISQTVRDLPDDVEQLAVYKADEDAEEVVRVAVRSTLYSEEALTRIVEQDIVPAFLALPGVADVPLFGSRQRTLRVIVDPLRLASYGLTVSDVAAVLRDASLDVPAGSFRGGDQQLLVRADASVVTEAQVANTIITGTVRIGDVADVAFAPADAESIVRLNGQRVVGIGVVRQAGSNTIEIAAGADRAIAQLNARFDDLSLEKISDNAIFIRGAVKEVLVSLLLAVLVVVATIRVFSGSWRLTLVPAIAIPVSLLGTAGAIWMLGFSINILTLLALVLATGLIVDDAIVVLENIQRRRQQGLGANAAAVLGTRQVFFAVIATTMVLVAVFVPIAFLPGTAGRLFREFGLVLAVAVAISSFVALSLVPAAMARLGDSTEGAFDRQLRKVGAVMQRFYKGTLHAVLAHPWPVLLLCLLAAGGAGGLYTQLDQELLPTEDRGEINIFARGPDGVGLPYMSRQADRMEDVLLPLVESGEITSLYTVVGRYDPNLVFISAPLASWADRTRSQQEIAAEIAPILRNLPGAGPRVYSSNSLNLRGASGGGLKVVLTGNEYGRIYAAARDYANAIRDRLTSVSGPRVGYQPTQPQLSVRIDRRRLADLGIALPEVAETLRAMIDGLDVIDLNIEDQAVPIMLEGGARAVDDPGDLANLYVRAGSGALVPLSSVVEIVEEGVASELERQSQRRAIEVDVDVAQGVAMQTAVDELRALALEVIPPDIEVLTRGEAATLEESSRETLITYGFALLIVFLVLVAQFESLTSAIVIMAVVPFGLAAAVLALFLTGTSLNIYSQVGLVMLIGLIAKNGILLVEFADQLRDEGLSVRDAVAEAAAVRLRPIAMTLVSTVLGALPLILSSGPGAEARAAVGWVVFGGLGLTALFTLYLTPILYLGVARFARPRSHAAEALDLEMRKARELGHES, encoded by the coding sequence ATGAGCAACATCGATGGAACAGACAGCGGTAATGATCTACCGGCTTTAGGGGTACGCCGTCCGTGGCTGGTTGCGGTCATGAATATGCTCATCGCCATCGCCGGCCTGGCGGCCCTCCTGGCCATCGAGGTTCGTGAGCTCCCCGATGTCGACCGCCCCATCATCAACGTACGTGCCCAGCTCCCCGGGGGCTCCCCGGAGACCATGGATGCGGAAGTCACCCGCATCCTCGAGGGTGCCGTTGCACGGGTATCGGGAGTCAGGGACATGCGTTCATCGAGCGAAGAAAACAGCACCCGGATCCGCGCAGAGTTCGGACCCGGCTACGATTTGGATCGCGCCGCCACGGACGTGCGAGAAGCCATCAGCCAGACCGTTCGAGACCTCCCCGATGACGTCGAACAACTCGCGGTGTACAAGGCAGACGAGGATGCGGAAGAGGTAGTCCGCGTTGCCGTGCGCAGCACCCTGTACAGCGAAGAGGCGCTGACGCGCATAGTAGAACAGGACATTGTGCCGGCATTTTTGGCGCTGCCGGGCGTCGCCGATGTACCGCTCTTTGGCAGCCGTCAGCGCACCCTCCGTGTCATCGTGGATCCTCTGCGCCTCGCCAGCTATGGCCTCACGGTGAGTGACGTCGCCGCGGTTTTGCGCGACGCATCTCTGGATGTTCCCGCGGGGAGCTTCCGCGGCGGCGATCAGCAGCTCCTTGTTCGCGCCGACGCCTCCGTGGTCACCGAGGCACAGGTTGCGAACACGATCATCACGGGCACGGTGCGCATTGGGGACGTCGCTGACGTGGCCTTCGCCCCGGCCGATGCCGAGTCCATCGTGCGCCTTAACGGTCAGCGAGTCGTGGGCATCGGCGTCGTTCGTCAAGCCGGGTCCAATACCATCGAAATTGCCGCCGGCGCGGACCGCGCGATCGCCCAGCTGAATGCGCGCTTTGACGATCTCAGCCTCGAAAAAATCTCCGACAATGCGATTTTTATTCGTGGCGCCGTAAAGGAAGTATTGGTCAGCCTGCTCCTCGCAGTTCTGGTCGTTGTAGCCACCATTCGGGTGTTCTCGGGTTCCTGGCGCCTGACTCTCGTACCGGCCATTGCCATTCCCGTCTCTCTGCTGGGCACCGCCGGGGCTATCTGGATGCTCGGATTCTCCATCAACATTCTCACCCTCCTGGCACTCGTATTGGCGACGGGGCTGATTGTTGACGACGCCATCGTAGTGCTCGAAAACATCCAGCGCCGCCGACAGCAGGGTCTGGGGGCAAACGCCGCCGCTGTGCTCGGCACGCGCCAGGTCTTTTTTGCCGTCATCGCCACCACGATGGTACTTGTGGCCGTGTTTGTGCCCATCGCTTTTCTTCCGGGCACCGCAGGCCGCCTGTTTCGTGAGTTCGGTCTTGTACTGGCCGTCGCGGTGGCCATCTCATCCTTCGTGGCCCTCTCCCTCGTGCCCGCAGCGATGGCGCGCCTCGGAGATTCCACCGAGGGCGCCTTTGACCGGCAACTGCGAAAAGTCGGTGCCGTGATGCAGCGCTTTTACAAGGGCACACTGCACGCGGTACTTGCCCATCCGTGGCCGGTGCTCTTGCTTTGTCTTCTGGCCGCCGGGGGCGCCGGCGGTCTCTACACACAGCTCGATCAGGAACTTCTGCCAACGGAGGACCGTGGCGAAATCAATATTTTTGCCCGGGGACCCGACGGTGTCGGCCTGCCTTACATGAGTCGTCAGGCGGATCGCATGGAGGACGTGTTGCTGCCTCTTGTAGAGAGCGGCGAGATCACCTCGCTGTACACCGTGGTCGGTCGCTACGACCCCAATCTCGTGTTCATCAGCGCGCCCCTCGCCTCCTGGGCAGACCGCACACGCAGTCAACAGGAGATCGCCGCAGAGATAGCGCCTATTCTGCGTAATCTTCCCGGTGCAGGACCCCGGGTTTACAGCAGCAACAGCCTTAATCTGCGCGGCGCCTCCGGGGGAGGACTCAAGGTCGTGCTCACGGGCAACGAGTACGGCCGCATTTATGCCGCGGCCCGGGATTACGCAAATGCCATCCGAGATCGCCTCACCAGCGTCAGCGGTCCCCGCGTGGGCTACCAGCCGACGCAGCCCCAGCTCTCGGTACGTATTGATCGCCGACGCCTCGCCGATCTGGGCATCGCCCTTCCCGAGGTCGCAGAGACCCTGAGGGCAATGATCGACGGGCTCGACGTTATCGATCTCAACATCGAAGATCAGGCGGTACCCATTATGCTCGAGGGCGGTGCCCGGGCAGTGGACGATCCCGGCGATCTTGCCAATCTCTACGTCCGCGCGGGAAGCGGGGCCCTGGTGCCCCTCTCGAGCGTTGTTGAAATCGTGGAGGAAGGCGTCGCCAGTGAACTGGAGCGACAGTCCCAGCGAAGGGCTATTGAAGTTGATGTCGACGTAGCCCAGGGTGTCGCCATGCAAACCGCAGTCGACGAGCTGCGGGCCCTTGCCCTGGAAGTGATACCACCGGATATCGAGGTACTGACACGCGGCGAAGCTGCCACCCTGGAGGAGTCCAGCCGTGAAACGCTCATTACCTACGGCTTCGCCCTACTCATCGTGTTCCTTGTTCTGGTGGCTCAGTTCGAAAGCCTCACCAGCGCCATTGTGATCATGGCCGTGGTGCCCTTTGGTCTGGCGGCTGCCGTCCTCGCACTGTTCCTGACGGGCACGAGCCTGAATATCTACTCCCAGGTGGGGCTGGTCATGCTGATCGGTTTGATTGCCAAGAACGGTATTCTGCTGGTGGAGTTTGCCGATCAACTTAGAGATGAAGGTCTCAGTGTCCGCGATGCCGTTGCAGAAGCCGCCGCAGTGAGATTGCGTCCCATCGCCATGACCCTGGTATCTACGGTGTTGGGCGCCCTGCCCCTCATCCTCTCCAGCGGTCCGGGGGCAGAGGCGCGAGCAGCGGTGGGCTGGGTAGTCTTTGGTGGACTGGGCCTCACCGCGCTGTTTACGCTATACCTGACGCCCATCCTGTATCTTGGCGTGGCGCGCTTTGCCCGACCCCGCTCCCATGCGGCGGAAGCCCTGGATCTTGAAATGCGCAAAGCCCGGGAGTTGGGTCACGAATCCTGA
- a CDS encoding RidA family protein, giving the protein MYTSKQSLVIRKYKEHRSGKPMASHGPMLTLCCLLAMSAPFLSGDSSAREPSPEERLATLGITLPQAPSPVANYVNGVQTGNFIFLAGKGPKRADGSEVSGKLGKDLGIEEGYEAARLTAINQLAVLKAMLGDLNRVTRVVKVLGMVNSDPSFVEQPAVINGFSDLIVEVFGERGRHARAAVGMASLPRGQAVEIEMIVEVDGPETP; this is encoded by the coding sequence GTGTATACGTCAAAACAATCATTGGTGATTCGCAAGTACAAGGAACACCGGTCCGGGAAGCCCATGGCTTCGCATGGGCCGATGTTGACGCTCTGCTGCCTCCTGGCGATGAGCGCGCCGTTTCTCTCGGGCGACAGCAGCGCCCGGGAACCGTCCCCCGAAGAGCGATTAGCAACGCTGGGCATTACTCTCCCCCAGGCGCCAAGCCCCGTTGCAAACTACGTCAATGGCGTCCAGACCGGCAATTTTATTTTTCTTGCAGGCAAAGGTCCCAAACGTGCTGACGGGAGTGAAGTCTCCGGGAAGCTTGGCAAAGACCTGGGCATTGAAGAGGGTTATGAGGCAGCCAGACTCACGGCCATCAACCAGCTGGCAGTGCTCAAGGCCATGCTTGGCGACCTGAACCGCGTGACGCGTGTGGTAAAGGTATTGGGGATGGTGAACTCAGACCCGAGTTTTGTCGAGCAACCCGCGGTGATTAATGGCTTTTCCGATCTCATTGTGGAGGTCTTCGGCGAACGGGGACGCCACGCCAGAGCCGCTGTAGGTATGGCATCCCTGCCCCGGGGACAGGCCGTAGAGATCGAAATGATTGTCGAAGTGGACGGCCCCGAAACACCCTAG
- the gmtY gene encoding gamma-mobile-trio recombinase GmtY, producing MIATKIIADIVQDKSGIATQIPVVLTDEGVLESVTDYVLSLHLNGTSLSTINKHIQSIILLIEFMDANHSMFSNPEELFAVFVRRLYSGTVGDDGLDPSGLYWIPATTGAVSRHIGHLTSFTNWMADKGLGKEFNILQSATRHEERIQYAAWFRRNRNDFLGHIKDKSISNTVKRARSIKGRTPLAKTDDDAIAFPAKRFEEFYMQGIGGAKDPRVALRDKLILLLIQGAGFRISEALLLWVTDVFEDPNDPDSAIVRIYNEIDGKAPEDWKSRKGIKTRKAYLQEKFGRLPRQEMLGTQHLGWKSKVVDHKDGYLEARFFPTEYGRVFMTLWRQYLVYRASIECHHPYAFISFDSRYLGNPYTKNAFNQSYASGLRRIGLEPNKALGYDPHGHRHRYGRELTDARIDPLIRKKCLHHKSLESQTVYTMPSSQQVSNALSSASEQLKLGSDQPRLGSLFDWKTLAEHGFEDIDPDGFFTGKNPRLGKQ from the coding sequence ATGATAGCGACAAAAATCATAGCGGATATCGTGCAGGATAAGAGTGGAATTGCCACTCAGATTCCTGTCGTTTTGACTGACGAGGGTGTGCTCGAATCGGTCACAGACTACGTGCTCAGCTTGCACCTGAATGGCACCTCTCTATCTACTATCAACAAACATATTCAATCCATCATTCTGCTGATCGAATTCATGGACGCGAACCATTCGATGTTTAGCAACCCAGAAGAACTCTTCGCCGTATTTGTTCGAAGGCTTTACAGCGGCACCGTTGGAGATGACGGGCTTGATCCATCAGGTCTCTACTGGATACCTGCCACCACAGGCGCAGTGTCTAGGCATATTGGCCATCTGACCAGCTTCACAAACTGGATGGCCGACAAGGGCCTCGGTAAAGAATTCAATATTCTTCAAAGCGCCACCAGGCACGAAGAGCGCATCCAGTACGCGGCGTGGTTCCGCCGTAACCGCAACGATTTTCTGGGCCACATTAAAGACAAGTCGATCAGTAATACGGTCAAGCGAGCCAGAAGTATCAAGGGGCGCACTCCTTTAGCAAAGACCGATGATGATGCGATTGCGTTTCCCGCAAAACGCTTTGAAGAGTTCTATATGCAAGGGATTGGCGGTGCTAAAGACCCTCGCGTAGCCCTCCGCGACAAGTTAATCCTTTTACTGATTCAGGGTGCTGGATTCAGGATCAGCGAAGCGCTTCTGCTGTGGGTCACAGATGTATTTGAAGATCCTAACGATCCTGACTCTGCGATTGTACGGATTTACAACGAGATAGACGGCAAAGCACCTGAAGACTGGAAATCGCGTAAAGGCATCAAGACGCGCAAAGCTTACCTGCAAGAAAAGTTCGGCAGACTACCGCGCCAAGAGATGCTTGGCACCCAGCACCTCGGATGGAAATCGAAGGTTGTCGATCACAAGGATGGCTATCTCGAAGCACGCTTTTTCCCGACCGAGTACGGTCGGGTATTTATGACGCTCTGGCGGCAGTATCTCGTGTACCGCGCATCGATTGAGTGCCATCACCCCTATGCGTTTATCAGCTTCGATAGCCGCTATCTGGGCAATCCGTACACAAAAAATGCCTTTAACCAGAGTTACGCATCGGGCCTAAGACGAATCGGCCTTGAGCCAAACAAAGCGCTTGGCTATGACCCGCACGGGCACCGACACCGTTATGGCCGTGAACTGACCGATGCCCGTATCGATCCACTGATTCGCAAGAAGTGCCTCCACCACAAAAGTTTGGAGTCCCAGACGGTGTACACCATGCCGTCTAGCCAACAGGTGTCTAACGCGCTCTCTAGTGCATCGGAGCAGCTCAAGCTGGGGTCAGATCAACCTCGGCTCGGCTCATTATTTGACTGGAAAACACTGGCAGAACATGGATTTGAAGATATCGATCCCGATGGTTTCTTCACAGGCAAGAATCCGAGATTAGGGAAGCAATGA